A section of the Kluyveromyces lactis strain NRRL Y-1140 chromosome F complete sequence genome encodes:
- the MCM6 gene encoding MCM DNA helicase complex subunit MCM6 (similar to uniprot|P53091 Saccharomyces cerevisiae YGL201C MCM6 Protein involved in DNA replication component of the Mcm2-7 hexameric complex that binds chromatin as a part of the pre-replicative complex): MSAPSSPFQHGQQSSQPPSSVGAYDSSQFDDQSLGNRTPQFPSSSRGVSDGNRHFGTDDTRQGINSESQIEAMENDSQEITPLAGIRQKNLNAIKKVDDKTGETVREAFEHFLSNFTALNDETGEMEKVYRVQIEYMRWYELNTIYVDYKHLAEVEDGALAVAILQQYYRFLPFLLSGLRNVVKKYAPGLLLTSDSVLPSQSQENSQDRSSQRIDSSLPTSQAATAGGTAPSTIATNPDQVERVLQISFLNLPTVHRIRDIRANKIGSLMAISGTVTRTSEIRPELYKASFTCELCRAVIDNVEQVFKYTEPTSCPNPTCENQSFWSLNVNRSKFLDWQKVRIQENSNEIPSGSMPRTLDIILRGDCVERAKPGDRCKFIGTEIVVPDVSQLGLPGVKASSTPDSRGISRTTEGLNSGISGLKSLGVRDLTYKISFLACHVENVGTSFNGSRINEEDADKTSKFDYINLRNYQNYEMAAETDQEIFLTRLDSDEINELKEMVKDENIYDKLVKSIAPAVFGHETIKKGILLQMLSGVHKTTVEGIKLRGDINICIVGDPSTSKSQFLKYVCNFSPRAVYTSGKASSAAGLTAAVVKDEEGGDFTIEAGALMLADNGVCCIDEFDKMDIADQVAIHEAMEQQTISIAKAGIHATLNARTSILAAANPVGGRYNRKLTLRSNLNMSAPIMSRFDLFFVILDDCNEKIDTELASHIVDLHMKRDSAINPPFSAEQLSRYINYAKTFKPVMTKEARDYLVKRYTELRKDDAQGYSKSSYRITVRQLESLIRLSEAIARANCVDEIVPSFVAEAYDLLRQSIIRVDVDDVEIEDDDNSPEESTEGEGTIPATQHFGETLDTQSQSPSQPLNADSETGGGPDVESHDNAHHTTHKVAISYDKYVEMMNLIVRKVVDREKNEEPEMTKTEIVDWYLQQKENDINTEAEYWQERKLAFKVIKRLVKDRVLMQIHGQNDDLSADVESSNAKTVYVIHPNCSVLDEITPNPPQ, from the coding sequence ATGTCGGCACCATCAAGTCCTTTTCAACATGGTCAGCAATCATCCCAGCCTCCCTCTAGTGTAGGTGCTTATGATAGTTCACAATTCGATGATCAGTCGTTAGGAAACAGAACTCCCCAGtttccatcttcttccagAGGAGTGTCAGATGGAAATAGACATTTCGGTACTGATGACACTAGGCAAGGCATTAATTCAGAATCACAAATAGAGGCTATGGAAAATGATTCACAAGAAATTACTCCATTAGCCGGGATCAGGCAGAAAAACTTGAATGCCATCAAAAAGGTTGATGATAAAACTGGTGAAACTGTAAGAGAGGCATTCGAACATTTCTTGTCAAATTTCACCGCCCTCAATGATGAAACAGGTGAGATGGAGAAGGTTTATAGAGtccaaattgaatatatgAGATGGTACGAATTGAATACCATATACGTTGACTATAAACATTTGGCCGAGGTGGAAGACGGAGCTTTAGCGGTTGCTATTTTACAACAGTATTACAGATTTTTGCCATTCCTTTTATCTGGGCTAAGAAATGTGGTGAAGAAGTACGCTCCTGGATTATTATTAACATCTGACTCTGTACTTCCTTCTCAATCTCAAGAGAATTCTCAGGACCGCTCTTCGCAAAGAATAGATTCATCTTTGCCAACTTCGCAGGCTGCCACCGCAGGAGGCACTGCCCCATCTACCATTGCCACTAATCCAGATCAGGTTGAACGTGTTTTGCAAATCAGTTTCCTGAATCTCCCAACTGTCCATAGAATCAGAGATATTAGGGCTAATAAGATTGGTTCTTTAATGGCTATTTCAGGCACAGTCACGAGAACTTCGGAAATTAGACCAGAATTATACAAAGCCAGTTTTACATGCGAATTGTGTCGAGCTGTTATTGACAATGTGGAACAAGTTTTCAAGTACACTGAACCAACCTCTTGTCCAAATCCAACATGTGAGAACCAATCTTTCTGGTCATTAAACGTGAACAGGtccaaattcttggatTGGCAAAAGGTaagaattcaagaaaattCCAATGAAATTCCATCCGGTTCTATGCCAAGAACCTTAGATATTATTCTTCGTGGTGACTGTGTCGAAAGAGCTAAACCAGGTGATAGATGTAAATTTATTGGTACTGAAATTGTCGTTCCAGACGTTAGTCAACTTGGTTTGCCTGGTGTTAAAGCAAGTTCGACTCCAGATTCTAGAGGTATCTCACGGACAACGGAAGGATTGAACTCAGGTATTTCTGGGCTCAAATCATTAGGTGTTAGAGATTTAACTTACAAAATATCGTTTTTGGCATGCCATGTTGAAAATGTTGGTACCAGTTTCAATGGTAGTAGGATTAATGAGGAGGACGCCGATAAGACATCCAAATTTGATTATATTAACTTGAGAAACTATCAAAACTATGAAATGGCGGCAGAAACTGATCAAGAAATTTTCCTAACAAGGCTTGATTCTGACGAAATTAATGAATTAAAAGAGATGGTGAAAGATGAGAATATTTATGACAAACTGGTGAAATCGATTGCACCAGCAGTTTTCGGGCATGAAACCATTAAGAAAGGTATCCTTTTACAAATGCTTAGCGGTGTTCATAAAACTACTGTAGAAGGCATTAAATTGAGAGGTGACATTAATATTTGTATCGTTGGTGATCCGTCCACCTCAAAATCTCAATTCCTAAAATACGTCTGTAACTTCTCTCCAAGAGCCGTTTATACTTCCGGTAAAGCATCTTCAGCGGCTGGTTTGACTGCAGCTGTGgtgaaagatgaagaaggtgGTGATTTCACTATTGAAGCTGGTGCGTTAATGTTGGCAGATAATGGTGTTTGTTGTATCGACGAATTTGACAAGATGGATATCGCAGATCAAGTTGCTATTCATGAAGCCATGGAACAGCAAACCATTTCGATTGCCAAAGCTGGTATTCATGCAACATTAAATGCCAGAACTTCAATTTTGGCTGCCGCTAATCCCGTCGGCGGTAGGTACAATAGGAAACTGACTTTAAGATCTAATTTGAACATGTCTGCACCAATTATGTCCAGATTCGATTTATTCTTTGTCATTCTTGATGATTGCAATGAGAAGATCGATACTGAGCTAGCTTCCCACATCGTAGACTTGCACATGAAGAGGGACTCTGCTATTAATCCACCATTCTCAGCAGAACAATTGAGTCGTTATATCAACTATGCCAAGACTTTCAAGCCGGTAATGACTAAAGAAGCTCGTGACTACCTAGTCAAAAGATATACAGAACTAAGGAAAGACGATGCGCAGGGGTACAGTAAATCTTCGTACCGTATAACTGTCAGACAACTGGAATCATTAATCAGATTAAGTGAAGCTATTGCTCGTGCTAATTGCGTGGATGAAATTGTTCCGAGCTTTGTCGCTGAGGCGTACGATTTGTTGAGACAGAGTATCATCCgtgttgatgttgatgacgttgaaattgaagatgacgataaCTCCCCAGAAGAAAGTACGGAGGGTGAGGGCACAATACCTGCCACACAACACTTCGGCGAAACACTTGATACACAATCTCAGTCACCTTCTCAACCACTGAACGCCGACTCCGAAACGGGGGGTGGTCCTGACGTAGAGTCTCATGACAACGCTCATCACACAACACATAAAGTCGCAATATCATATGATAAATACGTGGAAATGATGAATCTAATTGTACGGAAAGTGGTTGacagagaaaagaatgaagaaCCTGAAATGACAAAAACTGAGATAGTAGATTGGTATTTAcaacagaaagaaaacgaCATCAACACCGAAGCAGAATATTGGCAAGAAAGGAAATTGGCATTCAAAGTCATCAAAAGATTGGTAAAGGACAGGGTCTTGATGCAAATACATGGTCAAAACGACGATCTATCTGCCGATGTCGAATCCTCAAATGCCAAGACAGTGTATGTGATACATCCGAACTGTAGTGTTCTAGATGAAATCACCCCTAACCCACCTCAATGA
- a CDS encoding C2H2-type zinc finger protein (weakly similar to uniprot|Q00947 Saccharomyces cerevisiae YDR463W STP1 Transcription factor activated by proteolytic processing in response to signals from the SPS sensor system for external amino acids activates transcription of amino acid permease genes and may have a role in tRNA processing), which produces MPSVQLLDTDKSILKRLSWRLTNWFNAIASHVVGVSLDCKTLQDDSSMDVRNKGNKSDFETEDEDEGEDGKLNENGKNSQEDTDNRRISLFPSSHNVDRQLEYNASVIPCSLNINGLQSPMSVARTPEGQMEWKMTIDTDPVTSKRAFAQNTSPKVNEDRETKTTQDITPKTDATPETGETSANDDSKTSLNDHVDVIKSEDSSVGSTPEVSSGIVPVSSTDSESQVPTDKSDEKKETDMKFVCHYCDAEFKMRGYLTRHIKKHAIEKAYHCPFWDASLPSEKRCHSTGGFSRRDSYKTHLRSRHFIYPDNVKNVDRVNSHGHCGRCKKHFDSTNEWIEHHIENRECEAILPTFKGNLKKSKKCGKLKMIMTSDGQSRFISNQATISEAKVPISNFMPENRKKLSSEYSKPASASPPIKQTISDLALDNTFALASIPLNYNGNINGNINEHNDNQNYGHFENQVYGNGVPSLAPSNSVPFTGQPQLIPHSGSQNTATHLRKCTQPFDEFSSLNKSPVEDAALDTVRSISSQSSHEHTVLHKEMNFISTDQKSQINPDWEVLPLDIEQAGMSMEEEVKFTNNSNEPKINTTLQRQMNEYALGERHFRETQQFMNFFNYTYNYQE; this is translated from the coding sequence ATGCCTTCCGTGCAATTGCTAGATACGGATAAGTCAATTCTCAAACGACTCTCTTGGCGTTTGACTAATTGGTTCAATGCCATCGCCAGTCACGTCGTAGGTGTTTCTTTGGACTGTAAGACATTACAGGATGATTCAAGTATGGACGTGAGAAACAAGGGCAATAAGTCGGATTTTGAAAcggaagatgaagatgaaggtGAAGATGGGAAACttaatgaaaatggaaagaacTCGCAAGAAGATACTGACAACAGGCGCATTTCTCTTTTCCCATCCTCGCATAATGTGGACAGACAGTTAGAATATAATGCCTCTGTCATACCATGTTCTTTGAACATCAATGGATTACAAAGCCCAATGTCCGTTGCAAGGACTCCCGAAGGTCAAATGGAATGGAAGATGACGATAGACACTGACCCTGTTACCTCTAAGAGAGCTTTCGCACAGAATACATCTCCAAAGGTAAATGAGGATCGTGAAACGAAAACTACTCAGGATATTACCCCTAAGACTGACGCTACTCCAGAGACAGGAGAGACGTCTGCGAATGATGATTCGAAGACATCATTGAATGATCATGTGGATGTTATCAAGTCAGAAGATAGTTCTGTAGGTTCAACACCAGAAGTTTCTAGTGGTATTGTTCCTGTCTCATCAACCGACAGTGAGTCTCAGGTGCCCACTGATAAGTCAGATgagaagaaggaaacaGATATGAAATTTGTGTGTCATTATTGTGATGCAGAATTCAAAATGAGAGGGTATTTAACTCGCCACATCAAGAAACATGCCATAGAAAAGGCATATCATTGTCCCTTCTGGGATGCATCTCTACCTTCTGAGAAACGTTGTCACTCGACAGGTGGCTTCTCCAGAAGAGATTCTTATAAGACCCATTTGAGATCAAGGCATTTCATTTATCCTGATAATGTTAAGAATGTGGACCGTGTGAACTCTCATGGACATTGCGGCCGTTGTAAAAAACACTTTGATTCGACAAATGAATGGATTGAACATCATATTGAAAATCGTGAATGTGAAGCTATTTTGCCAACTTTCAAGGGTAAcctgaagaagagtaaAAAGTGTGggaagttgaaaatgatcATGACCTCTGATGGACAGTCACGTTTCATTTCCAACCAAGCAACTATCAGCGAAGCCAAGGTGCCTATCAGCAACTTCATGCCAGAAAATAGGAAGAAGTTATCGAGTGAGTATTCTAAACCGGCTTCTGCCTCCCCGCCCATCAAACAAACCATATCTGACCTGGCTTTGGATAACACTTTTGCTCTGGCTTCAATACCACTAAACTACAATGGAAATATCAAtggaaatatcaatgaacATAACGACAATCAGAATTACGGTCATTTCGAAAACCAAGTGTATGGCAACGGTGTCCCATCTCTCGCTCCCTCGAACTCTGTCCCCTTCACAGGACAACCACAACTAATACCTCATTCGGGATCTCAAAATACAGCTACTCATTTACGCAAATGTACACAACCATTCGATGAATTCTCctcattgaacaaatcaCCAGTTGAAGATGCAGCTTTGGACACCGTACGGTCTATCTCATCCCAATCCTCCCATGAACATACTGTTCTCCATAAAGAAATGAACTTCATATCTACCGATCAAAAGTCACAAATAAATCCTGATTGGGAAGTACTCCCCCTCGACATCGAGCAAGCAGGCATGTCtatggaagaagaagtgaAATTCACGAATAACTCGAATGAACCTAAGATTAATACTACTTTACAAAGACAAATGAATGAGTACGCTCTGGGTGAGAGGCACTTCAGAGAAACTCAGCAATTCAtgaactttttcaattataCTTACAATTACCAAGAATGA
- the YMD8 gene encoding Ymd8p (similar to uniprot|Q03697 Saccharomyces cerevisiae YML038C YMD8) has product MKMDRDTVRIFTLIMGMYIAAILLTMYNKWMFDPNRSLHIPYPLLVTGLHQTQLWGMAYLYLRWKGQLTPENLNKGDWKYYAKYIIPTAIATAGDIGLGNISFKYVPFTVYTIVKSSTIAFVLFFGCLFKVEVPSWRLFIIVTLMFCGVVMMGLKPINSDSSQTHGEIQETFGVILVVISCALGGFRWVYVQVILNHKKNTIVLSPNDGDELMAADKPATKKNPVITLYQLALPMTILLFSTSFIVERPIPDVLHSELMTWEGHSKLAALLRGLALLTLPSCLVFILTMCEFGILQLAPVLTLSVTGIIKELFTVFLGMLVFNERLGFYNWLGMIVVLIDVCYYNYYRYMQRKRLQEVQQDYQLVETDEPPCTSTHDGDIWSNLQDNISGDSATVWELGSLNSRKSIESNLPELTSGTITEPTKNKSDDTVMGNSK; this is encoded by the coding sequence ATGAAGATGGATAGAGACACAGTGAGGATCTTCACTTTGATCATGGGGATGTATATTGCAGCCATTCTTCTTACCATGTACAACAAATGGATGTTCGATCCTAATAGAAGTTTGCATATTCCATACCCATTGTTGGTGACAGGCTTGCACCAAACACAGTTATGGGGTATGGCATATCTGTATCTCCGGTGGAAAGGTCAACTAACCCCCgaaaacttgaacaaaGGTGATTGGAAGTACTATGCAAAGTACATTATCCCAACTGCTATAGCAACTGCTGGTGACATTGGTTTAGGCAAcatttccttcaaatacGTTCCATTCACTGTTTATACAATTGTCAAATCATCTACTATTGCATTcgttcttttctttggcTGTCTATTCAAGGTGGAAGTACCATCTTGGAGACTATTCATTATAGTGACATTGATGTTTTGTGGTGTTGTGATGATGGGTTTAAAACCAATAAACTCAGATAGCTCTCAGACTCATGGTGAAATTCAGGAAACCTTTGGTGTGATACTTGTGGTGATAAGTTGTGCCCTAGGAGGGTTCAGATGGGTCTACGTTCAAGTTATTCTCAACCACAAGAAGAACACCATTGTCTTGTCACCCAACGATGGTGATGAGTTGATGGCTGCTGACAAACCTGCTACTAAGAAAAACCCGGTCATCACTCTATATCAATTAGCTTTACCAATGACTATACTTCTATTTTCCACTTCATTCATAGTGGAACGTCCGATTCCTGATGTACTGCATTCTGAATTGATGACTTGGGAAGGTCATTCGAAACTCGCGGCTCTATTACGTGGATTAGCGCTTCTCACACTCCCTAGCTGCCTTGTTTTCATATTAACAATGTGTGAGTTTGGTATATTACAATTGGCTCCTGTATTAACTTTAAGTGTCACCGGGATCATCAAAGAACTATTCACCGTTTTCTTAGGCATGCTGGTATTCAATGAAAGGCTAGGATTTTACAACTGGTTAGGCATGATTGTTGTACTAATCGACGTATGCTATTACAACTACTACAGATAcatgcaaagaaaaagactaCAAGAAGTACAACAGGACTACCAACTAGTAGAAACCGATGAACCCCCATGTACATCTACGCATGATGGTGATATTTGGTCAAATTTACAAGACAACATCAGTGGAGACTCGGCGACTGTATGGGAATTAGGGTCCTTGAATTCCAGAAAATCAATCGAATCTAACCTACCAGAGCTAACATCAGGTACCATTACCGAACCCACtaaaaacaaaagtgaCGACACCGTAATGGGTAATTCCAAATAA
- a CDS encoding uncharacterized protein (similar to uniprot|P25654 Saccharomyces cerevisiae YCR090C Hypothetical ORF) — protein MLFLTSCATLSENIRRIFPKDTEQSPAEYTFKLVCTSCREEHDSPIRINRFESHDMPGSKGNASFVMKCKFCGNECSINLTRTKEDLYNLDEESNFELIEQGKKDRKKVGLRSVPVEKAVWLELDCRGCEVTKFEPADTIFVAELVSKKEMEFQFEDDENEWYDYDDDAGEEVSVVDMNFEIVKGK, from the coding sequence ATGTTGTTTTTGACATCTTGTGCCACCTTGTCAGAGAATATCAGAAGGATTTTCCCAAAAGATACAGAACAATCACCAGCTGAATATACCTTCAAATTAGTATGTACCAGCTGTAGAGAGGAGCACGATTCCCCTATTAGAATCAATAGGTTTGAATCTCATGACATGCCTGGAAGTAAAGGAAATGCCTCGTTCGTGATGAAATGTAAATTTTGTGGCAATGAGTGTTCAATAAACTTGACCAGGACTAAGGAAGACTTATATAAtttagatgaagaatctAATTTCGAATTGATTGAACAGGGTAAAAAGGACAGAAAGAAGGTTGGCTTACGTTCTGTTCCTGTGGAAAAAGCTGTTTGGCTCGAGCTTGACTGCAGAGGATGTGAAGTAACTAAATTTGAACCTGCTGACACTATTTTTGTAGCTGAACTAGTTTCGAAGAAGGAAATGGAGTTTCAGTTTGAAGACGACGAAAACGAATGGTATGATTATGATGACGATGctggagaagaagtgaGCGTAGTAGATATGAACTTTGAAATTGTAAAAGGCAAATAA
- the ABP1 gene encoding Abp1p (similar to uniprot|P15891 Saccharomyces cerevisiae YCR088W ABP1 Actin-binding protein of the cortical actin cytoskeleton important for activation of the Arp2/3 complex that plays a key role actin in cytoskeleton organization), producing the protein MAFEPIDTTTHSRAIEAEYLKVVKGDPDTTWLIISPNSKKQYEPELVGTSFSEFLQSFDDTKVQYGLARVSPPGSDVQKLILIGWCPDSAPLKTRASFAQNFGVISNQVFKTYHVQVTARDEDDLDESELLMKISNSAGARYSIQQQTPASKKPISSAAKTAKKPVSVSSRQSEQKEPTPSFPSRRSVSPPKTEKSRGKKDDEWGEPELEERDFDKKPLEPNSSSWKPIGKVDLQKVIAEENSKEDPRLVVSGPNYDKKIDPQSEIAKLKQESKLKRDAEYNKVLGPKSSSSAQSSGNDSDDKVIKGFKNEKSPAQLWAEKKGQKKPSNLENKTQREEFSDSNEEEEAEEEIEEVRSKFESIKTKEIPIIKPSDSSRSRPQASKINSSDSWTKKQNKFGQPLPGLHDQKKEQNDDWSSDEEEQEEEEETPAPSLPVRRNVPPPPESDEEEEEEQEEEEEEEEEEEEEAPSLPTRRNVPPPPESDEDEEDDDERAFSKSQNTPPSPAPRASKPGKKESGPSAIAEYDYEAGEDNELTFEENERIINIQFVDDDWWLGELESSGEKGLFPSNYVNLEE; encoded by the coding sequence ATGGcatttgaaccaattgacACTACTACACACTCGCGTGCCATTGAGGCCGAGTACCTGAAGGTTGTGAAGGGTGATCCAGATACTACTTGGTTGATCATCTCGCCAAATTCTAAGAAACAATACGAACCTGAACTAGTCGGTACTTCTTTCAGCGAGTTTTTGCAAAGTTTCGATGATACCAAGGTTCAATACGGTTTAGCTCGTGTTTCTCCACCAGGTTCTGATGTTCAGAAGTTGATTTTAATTGGTTGGTGTCCAGATTCCGCTCCATTGAAAACCAGAGCTTCATTTGCTCAGAATTTCGGTGTGATCTCTAATCAAGTGTTTAAGACCTACCATGTTCAGGTTACCGCCAGAGATGAGGATGACTTAGATGAATCTGAATTGTTAATGAAAATCAGCAACTCCGCTGGTGCCCgttattcaattcaacaacaaacaCCGGCCTCCAAGAAGCCAATTTCCTCTGCTGCCAAGACAGCCAAGAAACCAGTCAGTGTTTCATCCAGACAATCTGAGCAAAAGGAACCTACACCATCGTTCCCATCAAGAAGATCCGTTTCTCCCCCAAAGACTGAGAAGAGCAGAGGTAAGAAGGACGATGAATGGGGTGAACCAGAGTTGGAAGAACGTGATTTCGACAAGAAACCACTAGaaccaaattcttcttcctgGAAACCAATTGGTAAAGTTGATCTACAAAAAGTGATTGCTGAAGAAAACAGTAAAGAAGATCCCCGTCTAGTTGTTTCGGGGCCTAATTACGACAAAAAGATTGATCCTCAATCTGAGATTGCTAAATTAAAGCAAGAATCCAAGCTAAAGAGGGATGCAGAATACAACAAAGTCTTGGGACCAAAGAGTTCTTCCTCAGCTCAATCATCAGGAAACGATAGCGACGATAAGGTGATCAAGGGTTTCAAGAATGAAAAGTCACCAGCTCAACTTTGGGCTGAAAAGAAGGGACAAAAGAAACCATCTAATTTAGAGAACAAGACCCAAAGAGAAGAGTTCTCAGATTCtaacgaagaagaagaagctgaagaagagattgaagAGGTCAGatcaaaatttgaatcaattaaaACTAAGGAAATTCCTATCATAAAACCAAGTGACTCTAGCAGATCTAGACCTCAAGCTTCTAAGATCAACTCATCTGACAGCTGGACcaagaaacagaacaaGTTTGGCCAACCACTACCAGGTCTGCATgatcaaaagaaggaacaaaaCGATGACTGGAGTAGTGATGAGgaggaacaagaagaagaggaagaaacTCCAGCTCCTTCGTTGCCTGTGAGAAGAAATGTTCCTCCCCCACCCGAAAGCGATGAGGAGGAAGAGGAGGAGcaagaggaagaggaagaggaagaggaagaggaagaggaagaagctCCTTCTCTACCAACTAGGAGAAATGTTCCACCCCCACCGGAAAGTGACGaggacgaagaagatgatgatgaaagagCATTTTCTAAGTCTCAAAATACTCCTCCATCTCCAGCACCAAGAGCATCCAAACctggaaagaaagaatccGGACCATCAGCTATTGCTGAATATGATTACGAAGCCGGCGAAGATAATGAATTgacttttgaagaaaatgaaagaatcattaatattcaatttgtcGATGATGATTGGTGGTTGGGTGAACTTGAATCATCAGGTGAAAAGGGTCTATTCCCAAGTAATTACGTCAACTTAGAGGAATGA
- a CDS encoding uncharacterized protein (no similarity), whose translation MHVRKLCHRNSEKGTGRQAPKSIISIPAGLYSLTHYLKNRPSSRLYKKLSNPRTRFRSSKYHIWSKYDLIQAFIDLWAYM comes from the coding sequence ATGCATGTTAGGAAACTATGCCATCGCAACTCTGAGAAAGGTACTGGTAGACAAGCTCCGAAATCGATAATATCGATACCGGCAGGTTTGTATTCACTGACGCactatttgaaaaataGGCCTTCTTCGAGATTATACAAGAAATTATCGAACCCAAGGACAAGATTCAGATCGAGTAAATATCATATATGGTCAAAATACGATTTAATACAAGCCTTCATCGATTTATGGGCGTATATGTAA
- a CDS encoding uncharacterized protein (similar to uniprot|P37263 Saccharomyces cerevisiae YCR087C-A Hypothetical ORF), translating into MVTFNCEVCNDTVPKKNTEKHYYRCPQAYYTCIDCNQTFDDGISYKKHIQCITEDEKYQKGLYKGKKNGNQNDQNGKQPNAQVKKEVKVEKKEEKPVKKESKPEKKDKKDKKDKKSSLIKGESLYKILKSINNKDDKKELLKRLIVTAENKIELQ; encoded by the coding sequence ATGGTAACATTTAATTGTGAAGTGTGTAACGATACTGTTCCTAAAAAGAACACCGAAAAGCATTACTACCGTTGCCCACAAGCTTATTATACTTGTATTGATTGTAACCAGACATTTGATGACGGTATCTCTTACAAGAAACACATCCAGTGCATAACAGAGGATGAAAAATATCAGAAAGGATTATACAAGGGTAAAAAGAACGGTAATCAGAATGACCAAAATGGAAAACAACCGAACGCTCAAGTGAAGAAGGAAGTCAAGgtcgaaaagaaagaggaaaagcCTGTCAAGAAGGAATCTAAACCAGAGAAGAAGGATAAGAAGGAtaagaaagacaagaagTCAAGCCTAATCAAGGGTGAATCATTGTATAAAATCTTAAAATCTATCAACAATAAAGACgacaaaaaagaattattgaaGAGGTTGATCGTAACAGCggaaaacaaaattgaGCTGCAGTAA
- the CSM1 gene encoding Csm1p (similar to uniprot|P25651 Saccharomyces cerevisiae YCR086W CSM1 Protein that forms a complex with Lrs4p located in the nucleolus Lrs4p-Csm1p heterodimer binds to Mam1p at kinetochores during meiosis I to mediate accurate chromosome segregation may be involved in premeiotic DNA replication) → MDPLAEYKESVQDRLEKADLAVQGVLNENVKLMRQLELKQQEIESLKEQLQSDKTKISQLEDSKADAEEQSEIMKDLFEQLCGVRIHKTYEDDLGLWFDTSQGNKNGIMDYKLGFVKGKDDETEIVYVPLLKQRSVQELKQLQDQLPEYMFETLSFPLKSLNQFYNKLSKGLSKSV, encoded by the coding sequence ATGGACCCTCTAGCAGAATATAAGGAATCGGTCCAGGATCGCCTCGAAAAGGCTGACTTGGCCGTACAAGGGGTGTTAAACGAGAATGTGAAGCTGATGAGACAATTAGAGTTGAAACAACAGGAGATagaatctttgaaggaacAATTGCAATCCGATAAGACAAAGATTTCTCAATTGGAGGATTCGAAAGCGGACGCAGAGGAACAATCTGAGATAATGAAAGATTTATTCGAGCAATTGTGTGGAGTAAGGATACATAAGACATATGAGGATGATCTAGGGCTGTGGTTTGATACCAGTCAAGGGAACAAGAATGGGATAATGGATTACAAGTTAGGATTCGTGAAGGGGAAGGACGATGAGACGGAGATTGTTTACGTACCGTTGTTGAAACAAAGGTCAGtacaagaattgaaacagttaCAAGATCAGCTCCCCGAGTATATGTTCGAGACCCTCAGTTTTCCGCTAAAATCGTTGAATCAGTTTTATAATAAATTATCTAAAGGTTTGTCTAAGAGCGTGTGA